CCGAACTTCATCAGGAATAAACCGCCTGATGCCCCCACTACACTTGATCCCGCATAGTAAAACAGGAGATATAAAGCGGACGCTTGTGCCTTTTCATTCTTATCAGCCAACCTTCCGACCCAGCTGCTCGCAATTGAATGAGCTCCAAAAAAACCAAATGTAAACAATGCAAGTCCCATTATTTTAAGCAAAAGCGGATCCAATAAGGTTAAAAGGGCGCCCATCAGCATGATTGCGATTCCGATAAGAAGTACATGCCTCCGACCATATTGATCGGCAAGCTTCCCCATCCATGTGGAACTGAATGTCCCTACAAGATAGATAATGAAAATGAAGCCTATCAATGTTTGAGATAAATGATATGGCGGTCCCATTAAAGGTATGCCCACAAAGTTATAGACGGTAACGAACGAGCCCATTAATAGGAAGGCCATGCCGAATAATAGTACTAGTCTGCCATTCCTTAAGTTATTAATAAGGGAGGTTTTGATTCTCGAAAATGAGGCCCCTACGCGGATGGCATGCTGCGAAGGCGGAAGCATCCACCAAAAAGCCAGACTGATGATCAAACTTAAAGCCCCAAGGCTTCCAATCGCTATGTTCCATGAAAAATGGTCGGTCAGCACCCCGACAATCAGCCTGCCTGCCAATCCGCCGATACTCGAACCACTCACATAGATCCCCATCACATAGCCCAGGCTTTTCGGATGAAATTCTTCATTGATATAGGCCATCGCAATTGCCGGGAAACCTGCAAGCACCGCTCCTTGAATCGCCCGTATTGCGATAAGGATGTATAGGTCATCCTGGATAAAGCTGACACATATGGATAACAATGCAGACAGAGTGAGGGCCGTCCCCATTATTTTTTTCCTATCGATATTTTCTGAGAAAAAGGAAACAAGCAATAAACAGATGGCAAGCGTTCCTGTTGCAAAAGATAATGTAAGACTTGCCATTGCAGGAGAGACTCCGAATTGCTTTGCGAAAACCGGTATGACCGGTTGGGTACTATACAGATCCGCAAACGTTACAAAGCTACCAAGAAATAAAGCCAAGATTGTTTTCCTGAATGATTTACCAGCAGGCTCGATATAATTCACTTTTGTTCAGACCCTTCACTATTTAACTTTCCCCCTATGTTAATACGAACTTCCCTAGTTGTCTATTTCGCCACTTTTGTCCAAAGGGAAAGTTTCGTTCCAGCAATTTTAAAAAAAACCCTCCACTGCATGCAGTGAAGGGTTTTTCATTAATATGACCGTTTATCAATCCGCTCACTTTTTTTAAGCAGCCAGTACACAGGCATTCCTATAATGAGGATGATCACCGAGTACAGGGCATTTAAAGGTGTTTGGATTAATGTGCTTAAAACAATATATATTGCACCAGCAATCGCCACGATGGGTATGAATGGGTAAAATGGTACTTTATAAGTTTTTGCATTCGGATCTTTTCTGCGTAAGATGAAGACCGCAAAGAAGGCTAATCCATAAAAACAGAAGACAGAGAATACGGCCATATTGGTAAGTTTGTCAGGGTCTGTTGCAACCATCATGATGATTGCAATGATCACTTGTAATATCGTCGCATTTATAGGCGTTTTGAACTTGGGCGATATTTTTCCGATTTGTTTATGGCCTGGCATCATTTTATCAGTCGCCATCGCCAAGGTAATGCGCGGAAAGGTCAAAAGCTTTCCGTTCAAACAGCCGAAGATTGAAATCGCAATTCCGATTGATATCAATTTCCCGCCCAATTCACCGAATAAAAGCGTTGCTGCAACATTCGCTGCATTCGTACCATGGGCTATGACTCCCTCTGCCCCCAATACATGAAGCATGGCAAGATTCACAGCCAAGTAAGCGACCATGACCACGACCAATCCCGTTATGATTGCCCGCGGCAACGTTTTCTGCGGATTTTTCATTTCCCCTGCCATGAAGCCTACATTCATCCAGCCATCATAAGCCCAGAGCGTAGCCAAAATCGCACCGGCCATACTGATTTTCATTGAACTTTCACTATTGATATTGAATACAGGCATATCACCTTGTGCGATACCGAACACCGCTATGAAAATGATAGGGATCAATTTAGCAACGGTCGATAAGGTTTGGATGATACCGCCGTATTTTGTCCCCAGCAAATTCATGCCTGCTATGAAGATAATCGTAAGAATCCCTATCGCCAAAGAGTAGCCTGAAGCGATCTTAAATATTCCTGCAACTAATAACCCGAAGTATAAACTGAGTGCGCC
The DNA window shown above is from Peribacillus sp. FSL P2-0133 and carries:
- a CDS encoding MFS transporter — translated: MNYIEPAGKSFRKTILALFLGSFVTFADLYSTQPVIPVFAKQFGVSPAMASLTLSFATGTLAICLLLVSFFSENIDRKKIMGTALTLSALLSICVSFIQDDLYILIAIRAIQGAVLAGFPAIAMAYINEEFHPKSLGYVMGIYVSGSSIGGLAGRLIVGVLTDHFSWNIAIGSLGALSLIISLAFWWMLPPSQHAIRVGASFSRIKTSLINNLRNGRLVLLFGMAFLLMGSFVTVYNFVGIPLMGPPYHLSQTLIGFIFIIYLVGTFSSTWMGKLADQYGRRHVLLIGIAIMLMGALLTLLDPLLLKIMGLALFTFGFFGAHSIASSWVGRLADKNEKAQASALYLLFYYAGSSVVGASGGLFLMKFGWGGVISAVSILIILAAVCAMMAGKVKTV
- a CDS encoding amino acid permease; protein product: MGNDQLKKTIGFWVGTSIVVGTVIGSGIFMRPGDVLELSGNSTMALLAWLIGGLITLASGLTIAEVSTRIPKTGGLYVYMEEVYGKAWGFLCGWVQTLVYGPAVMGALSLYFGLLVAGIFKIASGYSLAIGILTIIFIAGMNLLGTKYGGIIQTLSTVAKLIPIIFIAVFGIAQGDMPVFNINSESSMKISMAGAILATLWAYDGWMNVGFMAGEMKNPQKTLPRAIITGLVVVMVAYLAVNLAMLHVLGAEGVIAHGTNAANVAATLLFGELGGKLISIGIAISIFGCLNGKLLTFPRITLAMATDKMMPGHKQIGKISPKFKTPINATILQVIIAIIMMVATDPDKLTNMAVFSVFCFYGLAFFAVFILRRKDPNAKTYKVPFYPFIPIVAIAGAIYIVLSTLIQTPLNALYSVIILIIGMPVYWLLKKSERIDKRSY